In the Limanda limanda chromosome 1, fLimLim1.1, whole genome shotgun sequence genome, one interval contains:
- the LOC132999664 gene encoding beta-2-microglobulin-like, whose amino-acid sequence MKFALCLAALAAVYCSVDSTYSSPKVDVYSTEKGKFGEGNTLICNVRNFHPPDITIELLKDGQLIPDSMQTDLSFKTNWQFHLMKSVPFTPKDGHKYSCRITHTSNVKHFGWEPNM is encoded by the exons ATGAAGTTTGCTCTGTGCCTGGCAGCTCTGGCTGCCGTCTACTGCTCCGTGGACTCCACATACA GTTCACCCAAGGTGGACGTGTACAGCACTGAAAAGGGAAAGTTCGGAGAAGGCAACACCCTGATCTGCAACGTGAGGAACTTCCACCCTCCCGACATCACCATCGAGCTGCTGAAGGACGGACAGTTGATCCCTGACTCCATGCAGACCGACCTCTCCTTCAAAACCAACTGGCAGTTTCATCTGATGAAGAGCGTGCCCTTCACTCCAAAAGATGGACACAAGTACAGCTGCAGGATCACCCACACCAGCAACGTTAAACATTTTGGCTGGG aGCCAAACATGTAA
- the LOC132998388 gene encoding beta-2-microglobulin-like — protein sequence MQGFVFILLPALICCSLAKDAPPKVQVYTRVQEEIGKANILICHVTCFYPPLITIDLLKNGETIPKANQTELGFEDNWNYHLTKSVAVTLTQEDKFSCRVKHLGKSKDHHFELSL from the exons ATGCAGGGGTTTGTCTTTATTCTTCTACCAGCTCTGATCTGCTGTTCACTGGCCAAGGATG CTCCACCCAAGGTCCAGGTGTACACCCGTGTGCAAGAAGAGATCGGGAAAGCCAACATCTTAATCTGTCACGTGACTTGCTTTTACCCGCCACTGATCACCATCGATCTGCTGAAGAATGGAGAGACAATTCCGAAAGCCAATCAGACCGAGCTGGGTTTCGAGGACAACTGGAACTACCACCTGACCAAATCTGTGGCCGTCACCCTCACCCAAGAAGACAAGTTCAGTTGCAGAGTGAAACACTTGGGGAAGTCCAAAGATCACCATTTTG AACTTAGCCTGTAA
- the irak3 gene encoding interleukin-1 receptor-associated kinase 3: protein MDPNTLLYDVPPAVLESFNRIMDGGGDTLGWRGLAVRILPSYLELRVYERLEAAGRSPSRELLWSWAQQNKRVRDLQKVLQDMGHLRAMQLFQGPAQVSESPSPHSDLQAESTGQTSAADVKESPQPEACPSSQPSIPMWSASKNQTAGLTLQDVIEGTRSFHPETRIAEGHFANVYRARIGSNTFAVKLFKQINGVSWKKLWDAFRKEMEVHHMYQHPNIVDLLDCFSDEDHYCLVYPYLPNGSLYHRLHPQDGEPPLFWEERLTIIKGIAKALHHLHMARPCQVICGNVSSENILLDDALQPKLSDFGLARLRPYSASQHCTITLDTGSHSNPGYLPEEYIRDGKLSFSLDVYSFGMVIMETVTGRKVIEKQKLLRDLLVTEVENSGGGVDSCLRFLDETAGRWPTAMAVSLLALALECTTSPPRLRPSMENVLLTLSQLLPPPRCPLADQPRSLHDEAAVSAPQSPSSSSIPMEHDKQRSPLASLSLTGPCEYSQSEVAYLSDTMGAHREAEPDLYGSLPVECSCSAEAAGQACEDCRANRMASDLTESPQYSSMVENEAKSKLRDKLSLYNKGLVHTEELFSEAGLQ from the exons ATGGACCCCAACACTTTGCTCTACGATGTCCCCCCGGCTGTGCTCGAGAGCTTCAACCGGATCATGGACGGCGGAGGGGACACCCTCGGGTGGCGCGGACTGG CTGTCCGAATCCTCCCCAGCTACTTAGAACTTCGCGTGTATGAGCGCTTGGAGGCGGCGGGCCGGAGTCCCAGCAGGGAGCTGCTGTGGTCCTGGGCCCAGCAGAACAAAAGGGTACGGGACCTGCAGAAGGTGCTGCAGGACATGGGCCACCTCAGGGCCATGCAGCTCTTCCAGGGTCCAGCTCAAG TTTCAGAATCACCTTCGCCTCACAGCGATCTCCAAGCAGAGTCCACAGGGCAGACGTCAGCAGCTGATGTGAAG GAATCCCCCCAGCCAGAGGCGTGCCCCTCAAGTCAACCTTCAATTCCTA TGTGGTCGGCATCAAAAAACCAGACAGCCGGACTCACTCTGCAAGACGTCATAGAAGGAACCCGAAGTTTTCATCCTGAAACCAGAATTGCAGAAGGCCATTTTGCTAACGTCTACAGAGCACGGATTGGAAGTAATACATTTGCAGTGAAGCTTTTCAAGCAG ATAAACGGCGTGTCCTGGAAGAAGCTGTGGGATGCCTTCAGAAAAGAAATGGAGGTTCATCACAT gtaTCAACATCCAAACATAGTGGATCTGCTGGACTGTTTCTCTGATGAGGACCACTACTGTCTGGTCTATCCATACCTTCCCAACGGATCACTCTACCACAGGCTGCACCCACAG GATGGAGAGCCCCCTCTGTTTTGGGAAGAGCGTCTCACTATCATCAAGGGAATCGCAAAGGCTTTGCATCACCTCCATATGGCCCGGCCCTGCCAAGTGATCTGTGGCAACGTCTCCAG TGAGAACATACTCTTAGACGACGCTCTGCAGCCCAAGCTGTCGGACTTCGGGTTGGCCCGTCTACGTCCTTATTCAGCCAGTCAGCACTGCACCATCACTCTCGACACGGGCTCCCACAGCAACCCGGGATACCTCCCCGAGGAGTACATCCGGGACGGCAAGCTCTCCTTCAGCCTGGACGTTTACAGCTTCGGAATG GTGATAATGGAAACTGTGACAGGACGGAAGGTCATAGAGAAACAAAAACTGCTG AGAGACTTGTTAGTCACAGAGGTGGAGaacagtggtggtggtgtggaCTCTTGTCTGAGGTTTTTGGACGAGACGGCCGGTCGCTGGCCGACAGCAATGGCCGTCAGCCTCCTGGCCCTGGCCTTGGAATGTACTACAAGCCCCCCCCGCCTCAGACCAAGCATGGAGAAC GTACTTCTGACACTGAGCCAGCTGCTTCCTCCGCCCAGATGCCCGTTGGCCGACCAACCGCGCAGCCTGCACGATGAAGCCGCTGTTTCTGCCCCACagagcccctcctcctcctccatacCCATGGAGCACGACAAGCAGCGCAGCCCCCTTGCCTCTTTATCGCTGACAGGGCCCTGCGAGTACAGCCAGTCCGAGGTGGCCTACCTGAGTGACACTATGGGCGCCCATCGGGAGGCAGAGCCCGACCTGTACGGCAGCTTGCCCGTGGAGTGCAGCTGCTCGGCCGAGGCGGCTGGCCAGGCCTGCGAGGACTGCAGGGCCAACAGGATGGCCTCCGACCTCACAGAGAGTCCTCAGT ATTCCAGCATGGTGGAAAACGAAGCTAAGAGCAAGCTGAGGGACAAACTGAGTCTGTACAACAAAGGTCTGGTTCACACAGAGGAACTGTTCTCTGAGGCGGGGCTGCAGTAG
- the cdnf gene encoding cerebral dopamine neurotrophic factor — protein sequence MSVLSLAVLLFFRGSTFYAAADCEVCVSFLHRLYGSLNSAHTELTPALVEEELLRACTVAHGKEARLCYYLGASSDSATRVTASVSRPLASHVPVEKICQRMSSTDTQICQLSHEPQLKDLSSDGLKKLRVLELRNILASWGEECRGCLEKHEFVSLIQEKALLHAHTVEL from the exons ATGTCGGTGCTGTCTCTGGCCGTTCTCCTGTTTTTCAGAGGCTCTACTTTCTATGCCGCAGCCGACTGTGAAG tgtgtgtgagcttccTCCACAGATTGTATGGCAGCCTGAACTCAGCCCACACAGAACTCACCCCGgccctggtggaggaggagctgctccgGGCATGCACCGTGGCTCATGGGAAGGAAGCCAGGCTG TGCTACTACCTCGGAGCCAGTAGTGATTCAGCGACACGTGTCACAGCATCAGTGTCCCGCCCGCTGGCCTCTCACGTCCCCGTTGAGAAGATCTGTCAGCGCatgagcagcacagacacacaaatctgTCAGCTCAGTCATG AGCCTCAGCTGAAGGATCTGAGCAGCGATGGACTGAAGAAGCTGAGAGTTTTGGAGCTGAGGAACATCTTAGCCTCATGGGGGGAGGAATGTCGAGGCTGCCTGGAGAAACACGAGTTTGTCAGCCTCATCCAGGAGAAGGCCCTGCTGCACGCTCACACTGTGGAACTATGA